A DNA window from Xanthomonas campestris pv. campestris str. ATCC 33913 contains the following coding sequences:
- the hutU gene encoding urocanate hydratase: MTRHDSTRVIRAATGTTLTAKSWLTEAPLRMLMNNLDPDVAERPQELVVYGGIGRAARDWESFDAIVAALTRLDDDQTLLVQSGKPVGVFRTHADAPRVLIANSNLVPRWATWDHFNELDKKGLAMYGQMTAGSWIYIGAQGIVQGTYETFVEMGRQHYGGSLAGKWLFTGGLGGMGGAQPLAAVMAGASCLAVECRRSSIDMRLRTGYLDTWTDSLDEALRLIEESCTAKRPLSVGLLGNVADVLDELLLRGIKPDLLTDQTSAHDPVNGYLPQGWSVEEWDAKRVSAPKDVEAAAREAMANHIRAMLTFHALGVPTVDYGNNLRQMALEEGIDNAFDFPGFVPAYIRPLFCRGIGPFRWVALSGDPEDIAKTDAKVKELIPDDAHLHRWLDMAAEKIAFQGLPARICWVGLGDRHRLGLAFNAMVRSGELKAPVVIGRDHLDSGSVASPNRETEAMADGSDAVSDWPLLNALLNTASGATWVSLHHGGGVGMGFSQHAGMVIVCDGSEAADKRIERVLWNDPATGVMRHADAGYAIAVECAKDQGLDLPGILS; encoded by the coding sequence ATGACCCGTCACGACTCCACCCGCGTCATCCGCGCCGCCACCGGCACCACGCTTACCGCCAAGAGCTGGCTCACCGAAGCGCCGCTGCGCATGCTGATGAACAATCTGGACCCGGACGTGGCCGAGCGTCCGCAGGAACTGGTGGTCTACGGCGGCATCGGCCGTGCCGCGCGCGACTGGGAATCCTTCGATGCAATCGTCGCCGCGCTGACCCGCCTGGACGATGACCAGACCCTGTTGGTGCAGTCGGGCAAGCCGGTCGGTGTGTTCCGCACGCATGCCGATGCGCCGCGCGTGTTGATCGCCAATTCCAACCTGGTGCCGCGCTGGGCCACCTGGGACCACTTCAACGAACTGGATAAAAAGGGCCTGGCCATGTACGGCCAGATGACCGCCGGCAGTTGGATCTACATCGGCGCGCAAGGCATCGTGCAAGGCACCTACGAAACCTTCGTGGAGATGGGCCGCCAGCATTACGGCGGCAGCCTGGCCGGCAAGTGGCTGTTTACCGGCGGGCTCGGCGGCATGGGTGGCGCGCAGCCGCTGGCCGCGGTGATGGCCGGCGCCTCCTGCCTGGCGGTGGAATGCCGCCGCTCTAGCATCGACATGCGCCTGCGCACCGGCTACCTGGACACCTGGACCGACTCGCTGGACGAGGCGTTACGGCTGATCGAGGAATCGTGCACCGCGAAGAGGCCACTGTCGGTCGGCCTGCTCGGCAATGTCGCCGACGTGCTGGACGAACTGCTGCTGCGCGGCATCAAGCCGGACCTGCTGACCGACCAGACCTCCGCGCACGACCCTGTCAACGGCTACCTGCCGCAGGGCTGGAGCGTCGAAGAATGGGACGCAAAGCGCGTGAGCGCGCCGAAGGACGTGGAAGCCGCCGCGCGCGAGGCGATGGCCAACCACATACGCGCCATGCTCACCTTCCACGCACTCGGCGTGCCCACCGTGGACTACGGCAACAACCTGCGGCAGATGGCGCTGGAAGAAGGCATCGACAACGCCTTCGACTTCCCCGGCTTCGTGCCCGCCTATATCCGGCCCTTGTTTTGTCGCGGCATCGGCCCGTTCCGCTGGGTGGCGTTGTCCGGCGACCCGGAAGACATCGCCAAGACCGATGCCAAGGTCAAGGAACTCATCCCCGACGATGCGCACCTGCACCGCTGGCTGGACATGGCCGCTGAAAAGATTGCCTTCCAGGGCCTGCCCGCGCGGATTTGCTGGGTTGGTCTGGGCGACCGCCATCGGCTCGGCCTGGCCTTCAACGCGATGGTGCGCAGCGGCGAGCTGAAGGCACCGGTGGTGATCGGCCGCGATCATCTGGATTCCGGCAGCGTGGCCTCGCCCAATCGCGAAACCGAGGCGATGGCCGATGGCTCCGATGCCGTCTCCGATTGGCCCCTGCTCAACGCCCTGCTCAACACCGCCAGCGGCGCCACCTGGGTCTCGCTGCATCACGGCGGCGGCGTCGGCATGGGCTTTTCGCAGCACGCCGGCATGGTCATCGTCTGCGACGGTAGCGAAGCAGCAGACAAGCGGATCGAACGCGTGCTCTGGAACGACCCGGCCACCGGCGTGATGCGCCATGCCGATGCGGGATACGCCATCGCCGTGGAGTGCGCGAAGGACCAAGGCCTGGATTTGCCGGGCATCTTGAGCTGA
- the hutG gene encoding N-formylglutamate deformylase: MSALPDWLHVQRGNAPLLISFPHTGTDLPQSVANHFVSPWLACRDTDWWVDQLYDFAQSLGATTVRTTVSRSVIDVNRDPSGASLYPGQHTTGLCPLTTFDNQPLYRDGQAPDPAQIALRRTQWFDPYHAALADEIARLRALHPRIVVYDAHSIRSHIPHLFAGELPQFNIGSNDDASCDPALADAVEQLCRSSGSSTVRNGRFKGGWITRHYAQPDQGVHALQMELACRGYMQEPEQITPDTWPTPWQPVHAAALRAVLRHVLRACLDFAAGATPAAHR, encoded by the coding sequence ATGAGCGCCCTGCCCGACTGGCTGCACGTGCAGCGCGGCAACGCACCGCTGCTGATCAGCTTCCCGCACACCGGCACCGACCTGCCGCAGAGCGTGGCCAACCACTTCGTCTCGCCATGGCTGGCCTGCCGCGATACCGATTGGTGGGTGGATCAGCTCTACGACTTTGCGCAGAGCCTGGGCGCCACCACCGTGCGCACGACGGTTTCGCGTTCGGTCATCGACGTCAATCGCGACCCGAGTGGTGCCTCGCTGTATCCCGGCCAGCACACCACCGGCCTGTGCCCGTTGACCACCTTCGACAATCAGCCGCTGTACCGCGACGGGCAGGCGCCGGATCCGGCACAGATCGCGTTGCGCCGCACGCAATGGTTCGATCCGTATCACGCTGCGCTGGCCGATGAAATTGCACGTCTGCGCGCACTGCATCCGCGCATCGTGGTCTATGACGCGCATTCGATCCGCTCACACATCCCGCACCTGTTCGCAGGCGAATTGCCGCAGTTCAACATCGGCAGCAACGACGATGCCAGCTGCGATCCGGCGCTGGCCGATGCGGTGGAACAGCTGTGCCGAAGCAGCGGCTCCAGCACCGTGCGCAACGGCCGTTTCAAGGGTGGCTGGATCACCCGCCACTACGCGCAGCCGGATCAGGGCGTGCACGCGCTGCAGATGGAATTGGCCTGCCGCGGCTACATGCAGGAACCGGAACAGATCACCCCGGACACCTGGCCAACGCCGTGGCAACCGGTACACGCAGCCGCACTGCGCGCCGTATTGCGGCATGTGTTGCGCGCCTGCCTGGATTTCGCCGCGGGCGCCACGCCCGCCGCTCACCGTTGA
- the hutH gene encoding histidine ammonia-lyase, giving the protein MSASVVLQPGQVTLAQWRALYRGAEVTLDPACAQAVLRSAQTVEAIVARGEPVYGVNTGFGKLASVRIERDDLQTLQRNIVLSHAAGVGDPTPVPVVRLMMALKLTSLAQGASGIQPDTLALLEAMLRQGITPVVPCQGSVGASGDLAPLSHLAAVMIGVGEAFVGDQRLPAADALARAQLQPRVLGAKEGLALLNGTQFSTACALAGLFEIETVLQAALVTGALSVEAAKGSDTPFDARIHALRGQPGQIATAAALRALMAESAIRESHRLGDVRVQDPYCLRCQPQVMGAALDVMRQAARTLEIEANGVSDNPLVFSDTGEALSGGNFHAEPVAFAADMLALAVCEIGSISERRTAMLVDPALSGLPAFLTPRPGLNSGFMIPQVTAAALVSENKQCAYPASVDSIPTSANQEDHVSMAAHGARRLLAMADNAAHVIGIELLAAVQGCDFHAPLRSSAALEAARALLRAQVPTLQDDRYFHPDMLAASALVRSGALATAVGIVLPGVELSA; this is encoded by the coding sequence ATGAGTGCGTCTGTTGTGTTGCAGCCCGGCCAGGTCACCCTGGCGCAGTGGCGTGCGCTGTATCGCGGTGCCGAAGTCACCCTGGACCCTGCCTGCGCGCAGGCGGTGTTGCGTAGCGCGCAGACGGTGGAGGCGATCGTGGCGCGGGGCGAGCCGGTGTACGGGGTCAACACCGGCTTCGGCAAGCTGGCCAGCGTGCGGATCGAACGCGACGATCTGCAGACCCTGCAACGCAATATCGTGCTCTCGCACGCGGCCGGTGTCGGCGACCCCACGCCGGTGCCGGTGGTGCGGCTGATGATGGCGCTCAAGCTCACCAGCCTGGCGCAGGGCGCCTCGGGAATTCAGCCCGATACCCTGGCGCTGCTGGAGGCGATGCTGCGTCAGGGCATCACGCCAGTGGTGCCGTGCCAGGGCTCGGTGGGTGCGTCGGGCGACCTGGCGCCCCTGTCACACCTGGCCGCGGTGATGATCGGCGTGGGCGAGGCCTTCGTCGGCGATCAGCGCCTGCCGGCGGCGGATGCGCTGGCCCGGGCGCAGCTGCAGCCACGCGTGCTCGGTGCCAAAGAGGGCCTGGCGCTGCTCAACGGCACCCAGTTCTCCACCGCCTGCGCGCTGGCCGGCTTGTTCGAGATCGAAACCGTGCTGCAGGCCGCGCTGGTCACCGGCGCGCTGTCGGTGGAAGCGGCCAAGGGCTCGGACACGCCCTTCGATGCGCGCATCCATGCCTTGCGCGGGCAACCCGGGCAGATCGCAACCGCGGCCGCCTTGCGTGCGCTGATGGCGGAATCGGCCATCCGCGAATCGCATCGGCTGGGCGATGTGCGTGTGCAGGATCCGTACTGCCTGCGCTGCCAGCCACAGGTGATGGGCGCGGCACTGGATGTGATGCGCCAGGCCGCGCGCACATTGGAAATTGAAGCCAATGGCGTGTCCGACAACCCGCTGGTCTTCAGCGATACCGGCGAGGCATTGTCCGGTGGCAACTTCCACGCCGAGCCGGTGGCATTCGCGGCCGACATGCTGGCGCTGGCGGTGTGCGAAATCGGCTCGATCAGCGAGCGCCGCACCGCGATGCTGGTCGACCCTGCGCTCTCGGGCCTGCCGGCGTTTCTCACCCCGCGCCCCGGCTTGAATTCGGGCTTCATGATTCCACAGGTGACCGCCGCCGCGCTGGTCTCGGAAAACAAGCAATGCGCCTACCCAGCCAGCGTCGATTCGATTCCGACCTCCGCCAACCAGGAAGATCACGTGTCGATGGCAGCGCATGGCGCACGCCGCCTGCTGGCGATGGCCGACAACGCCGCGCACGTCATCGGCATCGAACTGCTGGCCGCCGTGCAGGGCTGCGATTTCCACGCGCCGCTGCGCTCCAGCGCCGCGCTGGAAGCCGCGCGTGCACTGCTGCGTGCGCAGGTGCCCACGCTGCAGGACGACCGTTACTTCCATCCGGACATGCTGGCCGCCAGCGCGCTGGTGCGCTCGGGCGCCCTCGCCACTGCGGTGGGCATCGTACTGCCTGGCGTGGAGCTGAGCGCATGA
- the hutI gene encoding imidazolonepropionase, producing the protein MHCDVLWHNARLMTLDAGDGGLGSVDDGVVACQDGTIVYAGPAADAPPLQASHVHDCQRRWISPGLIDCHTHLVYAGNRANEFEQRLRGASYAQIAAAGGGIVATVRATRAADDAALLAASLPRLDALLAEGVTTLEIKSGYGLTLEDEIKQLRVARQLATLRQVEVVPTFLGAHAVPPGAQGQTYIDAVCQEMIPAVAAQGLAEAVDVFCEHLAFSPAQAEQVFVAARAHGLQIKIHAEQLSNQHGAALAARYGALSADHIEYLDQAGIDAMANAGTVAVLLPGAFYFTRDTQLPPIPALRAAGVPLALATDCNPGTSPLTSPLLAMNMAATLFRMTVDGCITGFTREAARALGRGNRLGRLRAGMQCDLAIWDIDAPADLVYRMGFNPLHTRVWRGHPC; encoded by the coding sequence ATGCATTGCGACGTCCTTTGGCACAACGCGCGGTTGATGACGCTGGACGCTGGCGACGGCGGCCTGGGCAGCGTGGACGATGGCGTGGTCGCCTGCCAGGACGGCACCATCGTGTACGCCGGGCCGGCGGCCGATGCGCCGCCGCTGCAGGCCAGCCACGTCCACGATTGCCAGCGGCGCTGGATCAGCCCCGGCCTGATCGATTGCCACACCCACCTGGTGTACGCGGGCAACCGCGCCAATGAATTCGAACAACGCCTGCGCGGCGCCAGCTATGCGCAGATCGCCGCGGCCGGCGGTGGCATTGTGGCGACCGTGCGCGCGACGCGTGCCGCCGATGATGCCGCTTTGCTCGCCGCCAGCCTGCCGCGCCTGGACGCGCTGCTTGCCGAAGGCGTGACCACGCTGGAGATCAAATCCGGCTACGGCCTCACGCTGGAAGACGAAATCAAGCAGCTGCGCGTCGCGCGCCAGCTCGCCACGCTGCGACAGGTGGAGGTGGTGCCTACCTTCCTGGGCGCGCATGCGGTGCCGCCCGGCGCGCAGGGGCAGACCTATATCGATGCAGTGTGCCAGGAGATGATCCCGGCGGTGGCGGCGCAGGGCCTGGCCGAAGCGGTGGATGTGTTTTGCGAGCACCTGGCGTTTTCGCCGGCGCAGGCCGAACAGGTGTTCGTTGCTGCGCGGGCGCACGGGCTGCAGATCAAGATCCACGCCGAGCAATTGAGCAACCAACACGGCGCCGCGTTGGCCGCGCGCTACGGTGCCTTGTCGGCGGACCACATCGAATACCTGGACCAGGCCGGCATTGATGCGATGGCCAATGCCGGCACCGTCGCAGTGCTGTTGCCGGGCGCGTTCTACTTCACCCGCGACACCCAATTGCCACCGATTCCCGCATTGCGCGCGGCCGGTGTACCGCTGGCCCTGGCCACTGACTGCAACCCCGGCACCTCGCCGCTGACCAGCCCGCTGCTGGCGATGAACATGGCCGCCACCTTGTTCCGCATGACGGTAGACGGATGCATCACCGGCTTCACCCGCGAAGCGGCACGTGCGCTCGGACGGGGCAACCGGCTGGGCCGGCTGCGCGCCGGCATGCAGTGCGATCTGGCGATCTGGGACATCGACGCGCCGGCCGATCTGGTCTACCGCATGGGCTTCAACCCTCTCCACACCCGCGTTTGGCGCGGGCATCCTTGCTGA